The DNA sequence GGATGGCCGTCGACAAATTACTCGCCAAGCGAAAAGCGGTTTTCTGCGGAGTGGTCGAATTGGAACTGCTGCGTGGAATGCGACCAAATGAAAAGCGGCTTCTTCTGCCGTTGCTACGCGAACTACCTTTTCTCGAAATCGATCGGGAGGATTGGCAAAGCGCGGGCGAGCTTTTGAATCGATTGCGATCGCAAGGGAAGACAATTCCGTCTAACGACGCGCTGGTCGCGGTGTTATGTTTGCGGCACCAGATGGAATTGCTGACGCTCGACAAACATTTCAATTACGTGCCAGCCTTGAAAAGATTCAGGATTTCGGCAAGGCGGTCGAGCTGACCGGTTGACGAGCATTCCAGCCCCCCGGCCTCATCCAAGGGCGAAGGTCACCCAAACGACCACCCTGGCCCACGCGATTCCTTTCCTTTCTCGCTCCTCTTTTTTCTTTTCTCCCCCTCGTTGACGCCCCGCGCGTGCGGCCCGTATGATCCCGCGCAGCGACGCGTGGCGCTCTTGTTTCGACGTTGCGATGACCGTACTAGATGGGGGGTTAGCAGCCTCCTGGCACCCGTGGCTATAGCGGGGTCGAATTCCTCTTCGGAGGCCCTGGTTTCGGGCCGGGTGACCCTCGGCCGGCTGCCCGGGTCCCACGCAACGAGATGCCGTGAACCCCGCCAGGGCCGGAA is a window from the bacterium genome containing:
- a CDS encoding PIN domain-containing protein — its product is MNDVLVDTSAWISAMRGDNSNVRMAVDKLLAKRKAVFCGVVELELLRGMRPNEKRLLLPLLRELPFLEIDREDWQSAGELLNRLRSQGKTIPSNDALVAVLCLRHQMELLTLDKHFNYVPALKRFRISARRSS